In Sphingobacterium zeae, one genomic interval encodes:
- a CDS encoding SusC/RagA family TonB-linked outer membrane protein: MAKFYKVGLSAMMMFTVGASMAQQKISITGRITDSQGAPLAGVTIREKGGSVSTSTNATGTYSLSVSSRATLVVSYIGYQSQEVTVNGRNVVNVSMDGARSVIDEVIVVGYGTQKKSNLTSSVSTIDQKTLESRPISNVMSAMQGAAPGLVVTRSGGQPGSEGFSVNIRGDLSTGGSSPLVLIDGVPGSLTYTNPDDIANISILKDASATAIYGSRGAAGVVLVTTKSGQGKLKVNYQGMWTAKKMGLFPERINSWEEAEMQNLARINAGQSPDWSDELIALMKDPNQYYRVNPTNPTAYQYFGNYNYPKILLKDKATRLNQNLSISGSTDKDNYLFSLGYVSDKGIFRYGPDDYKKLNGRFNYHRELSKMFSLDSKIIYSRSERNSSVLGASNDYGLIYNIVSSRSISPIYLPESGDTKYAAGSAGGETVALLKEGGRNNNVVHEIGGSFELGVKDIFTEGLKLRLLYSPRILIDNDNNTRLPVPMYNLTGQSGWAGGNNFSLNQILKGRGQALTNNWQAVGEYNRTFSDKHEILARGGYRYDDYRYDYIVASAANLPTNDVLALRQAGDKNNTSVNDNIQTNTLISFFGTAQYVFDKRYIVQGTLNREGSSRLSPANRWITLPGVSAGWRINNESWFGEASKIFDELKLRAAWGKQANDPNSDNPRANNYDYINSLSKGDAYPFNNVRNTYYWIGSAASPLRTWEKVTNTDVGLDFAMLNRKLEGSFSYFWRQTKGTYGTVTQPGVFGIGSPSTNIGDFKSWGWELSLSWRDKIGQDLNYSVAANISDNNNKVISFLNRRNVSGGLVSLLEGYAKNSIFGYRTDGYFQSAEEIANNKVNHQNPTLGPGDIRYVDINGDNIISSGKGNLDDPGDLVYLGTQNPRYSFGLNLAFDYKGFDFSAFIQGVGKREFLLPSTLTLPYTESWRQAWAIHKDYWTPENPNAMFPRPVMGGGSNTRISDKWVVNGAYARMKNIQLGYTLPKTLTTKAKIDLLRVFFSGEDLFEFKKSWNPYYDPETPNGQAFGYPFFRSFTAGVNITF; encoded by the coding sequence ATGGCAAAGTTTTACAAAGTTGGACTGTCTGCTATGATGATGTTTACTGTGGGTGCGAGTATGGCACAGCAGAAAATTTCGATTACGGGGCGGATTACAGACAGTCAAGGAGCACCTTTAGCAGGTGTAACGATTCGGGAGAAGGGTGGAAGTGTTTCTACTTCGACAAATGCTACTGGTACCTATTCATTGTCGGTGAGTTCCAGGGCGACACTTGTCGTTTCCTATATCGGCTACCAAAGCCAAGAAGTTACTGTTAATGGACGCAATGTTGTCAATGTAAGTATGGACGGTGCAAGATCGGTCATTGATGAGGTTATTGTTGTGGGATATGGAACACAGAAGAAATCTAATTTAACAAGTTCAGTTTCTACGATCGATCAAAAGACTTTAGAATCTCGTCCTATTTCCAATGTGATGTCGGCCATGCAAGGGGCTGCACCAGGGCTTGTTGTAACTAGATCTGGGGGACAGCCCGGAAGCGAGGGGTTTTCTGTTAATATCAGGGGTGATTTATCGACAGGGGGATCGAGTCCTTTAGTGCTAATTGATGGCGTTCCTGGATCATTGACGTATACAAATCCTGATGATATCGCTAACATATCCATCTTAAAAGATGCGTCCGCTACAGCAATTTATGGATCAAGAGGGGCGGCCGGTGTGGTTTTGGTAACTACAAAATCTGGGCAAGGGAAATTAAAAGTGAATTACCAAGGGATGTGGACTGCAAAAAAGATGGGGTTATTCCCAGAACGGATTAATAGCTGGGAAGAAGCAGAAATGCAAAATCTCGCGCGTATCAATGCAGGGCAGTCTCCAGATTGGAGTGATGAATTAATTGCTTTGATGAAAGATCCTAATCAATACTATAGAGTAAATCCTACAAATCCAACAGCCTATCAATATTTTGGTAATTACAATTATCCTAAAATCTTATTAAAGGATAAGGCTACGCGTTTAAACCAGAATCTCTCAATATCGGGTAGTACTGATAAGGATAATTATTTGTTTTCATTGGGTTATGTAAGTGACAAGGGTATTTTTAGATATGGCCCTGACGATTATAAAAAACTGAATGGACGTTTTAATTATCATAGGGAATTGTCAAAGATGTTCAGCTTGGATTCCAAAATTATCTATAGCAGATCGGAAAGAAATTCGAGTGTTTTGGGGGCGAGTAATGATTATGGATTGATCTATAATATTGTTTCGTCGAGAAGTATTAGTCCTATATATCTTCCCGAAAGCGGCGATACGAAATATGCAGCAGGGAGTGCTGGGGGCGAAACTGTTGCGTTATTGAAAGAGGGAGGACGTAATAATAATGTGGTTCACGAGATCGGTGGTAGTTTTGAATTGGGCGTTAAAGACATCTTTACGGAGGGACTAAAATTACGTCTATTATATAGTCCAAGGATATTGATTGATAATGACAACAATACGCGTTTACCTGTCCCGATGTATAATCTGACAGGACAATCGGGCTGGGCAGGTGGTAACAACTTCAGTTTGAATCAAATTCTTAAAGGACGGGGGCAAGCTTTGACAAATAACTGGCAAGCAGTTGGAGAATATAATCGTACGTTCAGTGATAAACATGAAATTTTAGCACGTGGAGGATACCGTTATGACGATTATCGTTATGATTATATTGTTGCATCAGCAGCCAATTTGCCAACTAATGATGTTTTAGCATTAAGGCAAGCGGGCGATAAAAATAATACATCAGTTAATGATAATATACAGACAAATACATTGATTTCTTTCTTTGGAACGGCGCAATATGTTTTCGATAAAAGATATATCGTACAAGGAACCTTAAATAGAGAAGGAAGTTCTAGACTGTCACCTGCGAATCGTTGGATTACATTGCCCGGTGTTTCTGCAGGTTGGCGTATAAATAACGAATCTTGGTTTGGTGAAGCATCTAAAATATTTGATGAGTTGAAACTCCGGGCAGCTTGGGGTAAACAAGCGAATGATCCAAATAGTGATAATCCACGTGCAAACAACTACGATTATATCAATTCGCTTTCTAAGGGGGATGCTTATCCATTTAATAATGTTCGTAATACCTATTATTGGATTGGGAGCGCTGCATCGCCATTGCGGACCTGGGAAAAGGTGACTAACACGGATGTGGGATTGGATTTTGCGATGTTGAATAGAAAATTGGAAGGTTCATTTTCCTATTTCTGGCGTCAGACAAAAGGTACTTATGGAACTGTGACGCAACCGGGAGTATTTGGAATAGGAAGTCCTAGTACAAATATTGGTGACTTTAAGTCATGGGGATGGGAATTGAGTCTAAGTTGGAGAGATAAAATTGGACAGGATCTTAACTATTCGGTAGCAGCAAATATATCAGATAACAATAATAAGGTTATATCATTCCTGAACAGAAGAAATGTGAGTGGTGGACTAGTTTCCCTCTTGGAGGGCTATGCTAAAAATTCAATCTTTGGCTATCGTACTGACGGTTATTTCCAAAGTGCAGAGGAAATAGCAAATAATAAGGTAAACCATCAGAATCCAACTCTTGGTCCCGGCGATATTCGTTATGTGGATATCAATGGTGATAATATTATTTCCTCGGGTAAAGGTAACTTAGATGACCCTGGTGATTTGGTTTATCTTGGTACACAAAATCCACGCTATTCATTTGGTCTGAACCTAGCTTTTGATTACAAAGGATTTGATTTTAGTGCATTTATTCAAGGAGTTGGTAAAAGAGAGTTTTTATTACCATCGACCTTGACACTTCCTTATACCGAAAGCTGGCGTCAAGCCTGGGCGATACACAAAGATTATTGGACGCCTGAGAATCCAAATGCAATGTTTCCTCGCCCTGTGATGGGAGGAGGAAGTAATACAAGAATATCGGATAAGTGGGTAGTAAATGGTGCTTATGCTAGGATGAAAAATATTCAGTTGGGGTATACATTACCTAAAACCTTAACTACCAAGGCAAAGATAGATCTCTTACGAGTCTTTTTCTCCGGGGAAGATTTATTTGAATTCAAAAAATCATGGAACCCGTACTATGATCCTGAAACTCCCAACGGTCAGGCCTTTGGATATCCGTTCTTTCGCTCATTTACAGCGGGCGTAAATATCACATTTTAA
- a CDS encoding hybrid sensor histidine kinase/response regulator transcription factor: protein MNILPILSRQFLLLLSIISLCYAQDLKFETLSQDNVLDKQAVLTIAQDKMGKLWFGGGPNLFVYDSQHISNILVQDTVFKKVDYINKIAINAKNHLFIATATQLFIFDIGKRKAVLKQGKPFQEKIVVTDIQFLSDQIFLCTNKGLYQAIPTAGTYNLKKILDRPCVQSIIQTSPTAYIIASYKGIESFSLQNDQISTIRDLMLPPLPLRERIFSTLYLHQNMLWVGTKLHGIFQFNFTDKTWNNINETNSNLLSNNVRKIVPAKNGELLIGSLKGLSIFNGSAQFVNYKHNTSVKNSLSQNSIYDIFIDRQQITWIGTYFGGINAIYPDLIPIQHYSTRSLSGLRLNSDIAGSFAESENAYWIGTEEEGINKIDKRTGATSPLSQLTQSNLIKDLFTKDNKIYAAQYGGGYSIIDAQSGNAQHFYLEKDRLNLKNNIYSIYVDPARRIYLGTNKGLYTVDPGKQPQYNPGLKTATIDDIQADAKQYIYFLSGGSLFRSKPNDSNISAIQQLDTLTVGGFYVHSNGDIWLTSNQYLYQFDQNNHLTKVCYFPNNALGWPIYVNNKVWVTSKDGLICFNPKTKHSYLLNQYDGLPVKNLLGAKIFASKTGTLFVTTLNGAISLDTRKITFNQNIPNVLFRNIFLEETPLNYGRIQKTEDPNSYQLSLRHDENFLTINFSGSNFIKPQKNRYRYKLDGFDKDWIETSNPSIRYTNVPVGIHRLTIFASNNDGIWSSTPLRINIDIQPPFWRTWWAYLMYAGLFALGVHLVIKFVVERKMLINSEREQEKKIKFFTQISHEIRTPLTLITAPLDEIISETANLSTTQNKVKRIKKNANKLLGVINELLDFKKFDDKHFVLKKMDISFREYIEDTFYLLNDLAKAKHLNYYIRQLDSVGLQSIDTIQFDKVMFNLLSNAIKYTPEQGTVYLDLVDNNHTITINIADNGIGIASDNQFKIFEEYYREEQAQDAIGTGIGLALTKHIVQQHKGDICCLTQDDEKGKWTVFTINLPKDLGPKANNHLDTHLIKTPAKEMKDVSIPAPSILDTSLQKTILIVEDNKELMATVAGLFQDAYTIITAHNGEEALSRALEYVPDLIISDLMMPYMDGAQLCEAIKKNIITSHIPFILLTAVTDSNAQTLALENGANIYLTKPFGNKQLFLSAQNLLAISQAKSKEFQVKTTTFNNELDAQFISSLNQLIEENLQSDGFDVSFIARTMGMSAPILYRKLKAISNLSLNNYVKMYRLNKAKELLNSAMNISEVAYAVGFSDRKYFSKEFKKQFGHNPSEQTANSSQTAKS from the coding sequence ATGAACATACTGCCTATTTTATCGCGACAATTTCTGCTGTTATTATCTATCATTTCCCTTTGTTATGCTCAGGATCTTAAGTTTGAAACGCTAAGCCAGGATAATGTATTGGATAAACAGGCGGTGTTAACAATTGCGCAGGATAAAATGGGTAAACTTTGGTTTGGCGGCGGCCCCAACCTATTTGTATATGACTCCCAGCATATCAGCAATATTTTAGTACAGGATACCGTCTTTAAAAAAGTAGATTATATTAATAAGATTGCCATCAATGCAAAGAATCATCTCTTCATCGCAACTGCAACTCAATTATTCATTTTCGACATCGGCAAACGTAAAGCTGTATTGAAACAAGGAAAACCTTTTCAGGAAAAAATTGTCGTCACCGACATCCAGTTTTTATCAGACCAAATATTTCTATGCACAAACAAGGGACTTTATCAAGCAATCCCGACCGCCGGGACCTACAATCTCAAAAAAATTCTGGACCGTCCCTGTGTACAATCCATTATTCAAACCAGCCCCACGGCATATATAATAGCAAGTTACAAGGGCATTGAATCTTTTTCTCTGCAAAATGATCAGATCTCCACTATCCGGGATCTAATGCTACCCCCGCTCCCCTTAAGAGAACGTATTTTCAGTACCCTATATCTTCATCAAAATATGCTTTGGGTTGGGACAAAATTGCATGGAATATTCCAATTTAACTTCACGGATAAAACATGGAATAATATAAACGAAACCAATAGTAATCTATTGAGCAATAACGTCCGGAAAATTGTGCCGGCAAAAAATGGTGAACTACTGATTGGCAGCTTAAAGGGACTCTCGATCTTTAATGGATCGGCACAGTTCGTAAACTATAAACATAATACTTCCGTCAAAAACTCATTGAGCCAAAATTCGATCTATGATATCTTTATCGATCGGCAACAAATCACTTGGATAGGAACCTATTTTGGAGGAATAAATGCTATTTACCCCGATCTTATCCCCATACAACATTATTCCACCCGTTCGCTTTCTGGTCTTCGACTTAATAGCGATATTGCCGGCAGTTTCGCAGAATCAGAAAACGCGTATTGGATCGGAACGGAGGAAGAAGGAATCAACAAAATTGACAAGCGAACAGGCGCTACCTCTCCATTATCACAATTGACGCAGTCGAATCTGATTAAGGACTTATTCACAAAAGATAACAAAATCTACGCAGCACAATATGGTGGCGGTTATTCCATTATCGATGCCCAATCTGGAAATGCGCAACACTTTTATCTGGAAAAAGATCGCCTAAATCTCAAAAACAACATCTACAGTATTTACGTCGATCCTGCGCGTCGTATTTACCTCGGAACCAATAAAGGACTCTATACCGTGGACCCAGGGAAACAGCCGCAATATAATCCCGGTTTAAAGACAGCTACAATCGATGATATACAAGCTGATGCTAAACAGTACATTTATTTCCTGAGCGGAGGTTCGCTTTTTCGAAGCAAACCTAATGACTCAAACATAAGCGCGATACAACAATTGGATACATTGACGGTAGGAGGATTTTATGTTCATTCGAATGGGGATATCTGGTTAACATCCAACCAGTATTTATATCAATTTGATCAGAATAATCACTTAACCAAGGTATGTTACTTTCCAAACAACGCACTAGGTTGGCCCATCTATGTAAACAATAAGGTATGGGTTACCAGTAAAGATGGTCTCATATGCTTTAATCCAAAGACAAAACATAGCTATCTGCTCAATCAATATGATGGTTTACCGGTTAAAAATCTTCTTGGAGCTAAGATCTTTGCCAGCAAAACAGGAACATTATTCGTCACCACACTCAACGGTGCAATTTCCCTAGATACTCGAAAAATAACCTTCAATCAAAACATCCCCAATGTCCTCTTTCGAAATATCTTCCTCGAAGAGACTCCACTAAACTACGGAAGGATTCAGAAAACGGAAGATCCAAACAGTTATCAGCTCAGCCTCCGACACGATGAAAACTTTCTTACTATTAATTTCTCAGGTTCTAATTTTATAAAACCGCAAAAGAATAGGTATCGATACAAGCTCGACGGTTTTGACAAGGATTGGATTGAAACAAGTAATCCTTCAATACGATATACGAATGTTCCAGTAGGTATACATAGGCTGACCATATTCGCAAGTAACAATGATGGTATTTGGAGCAGTACACCGCTACGGATTAATATCGACATTCAACCTCCATTTTGGAGAACGTGGTGGGCCTATCTAATGTATGCCGGATTATTCGCTCTGGGCGTTCATTTGGTTATTAAGTTTGTTGTCGAAAGGAAGATGCTGATCAATTCGGAACGGGAGCAGGAAAAGAAAATAAAATTCTTTACACAGATATCTCACGAAATTCGTACTCCGCTGACTTTGATTACCGCTCCATTAGATGAAATTATATCAGAAACAGCTAATCTTAGCACTACCCAAAATAAGGTAAAAAGAATAAAAAAGAATGCCAACAAACTCCTAGGAGTCATCAACGAGTTACTGGATTTTAAAAAGTTCGACGACAAGCACTTTGTCCTGAAAAAAATGGACATCTCTTTTAGGGAATATATAGAAGACACCTTCTACCTATTAAATGATCTTGCCAAAGCAAAGCATCTCAACTATTATATAAGGCAGTTAGATTCTGTAGGCTTACAATCCATAGATACAATACAATTTGATAAAGTCATGTTCAACCTGCTGTCAAATGCGATCAAGTACACGCCTGAACAAGGCACGGTTTATCTGGATCTGGTCGATAACAACCACACAATAACTATTAACATCGCCGATAATGGAATCGGAATCGCAAGCGATAACCAATTCAAAATATTTGAAGAGTACTATCGCGAAGAACAAGCTCAAGATGCGATAGGCACTGGAATCGGACTTGCGTTAACCAAACATATTGTACAACAGCACAAGGGGGATATCTGTTGCCTTACACAGGACGATGAAAAAGGAAAATGGACTGTGTTTACCATAAATCTACCGAAAGATCTTGGACCCAAAGCAAATAATCACCTGGATACTCATCTCATAAAGACTCCTGCAAAGGAAATGAAAGACGTTAGCATACCAGCCCCAAGCATCCTTGATACCTCCTTGCAAAAAACTATTTTAATTGTTGAAGACAATAAAGAATTAATGGCAACAGTGGCGGGTCTGTTTCAAGATGCCTACACGATCATTACAGCTCACAATGGTGAAGAGGCCCTTTCTAGGGCATTGGAATATGTCCCCGATCTGATTATTTCGGATCTGATGATGCCTTATATGGATGGTGCTCAACTGTGCGAAGCCATTAAAAAAAATATAATCACTAGCCATATCCCATTCATCCTGTTGACCGCAGTTACCGATAGCAACGCGCAGACTTTAGCATTGGAAAACGGCGCAAATATCTATTTGACAAAGCCTTTTGGTAATAAACAACTCTTTCTTTCGGCCCAAAATCTCCTCGCTATAAGTCAGGCGAAAAGTAAGGAGTTTCAGGTCAAGACAACTACTTTCAACAATGAACTTGATGCACAATTCATTTCGTCCTTAAATCAATTGATTGAAGAAAATCTTCAATCGGACGGCTTTGACGTCAGTTTTATTGCTCGAACAATGGGAATGAGCGCGCCAATCCTCTATCGTAAGTTGAAGGCTATATCTAATTTGTCTCTCAATAACTATGTGAAAATGTACAGGCTAAACAAAGCGAAAGAATTACTGAATTCGGCCATGAATATCAGTGAGGTTGCTTACGCTGTGGGATTTTCCGATAGAAAATACTTCAGTAAGGAGTTTAAAAAACAGTTTGGACATAATCCTTCAGAACAAACAGCGAATTCCAGCCAGACCGCTAAATCTTAG
- a CDS encoding glycoside hydrolase family 88 protein has protein sequence MKLTQYFVLVLAVLGICPIVQAQTVKPNLSKAFIQEQLDAAANQIKVLAAETFAEKFPKTFEQGEHVFSSSSWWCSGFYPGTLLYLYEGTKEKALLEKATEALTYLEKEKNNKGTHDLGFMLFCSFGNALRLTGDTLKYIPILSTGANSLASRYSPITKTIRSWDHGSWQYPVIIDNMMNLEFLTQVSKVTGDKKCYDIAVSHAETTLKNHFRKDYSSYHVIDYDKKTGKAIGKKTHQGAFDESAWARGQGWALYGYTMMYRETKKKEFLKQAQQIAKYILSNPNLPADLVPYWDFDKDKIAKSDKMYPNRDLRDVSAAALYASALLELSQYTKGNEALDYFNKAETILRSLSKAPYLAPYGQNGGYILQHSVGALPLNSEIDVPLTYADYYYVEALVRYQRLLDGEPMIKSIAK, from the coding sequence ATGAAACTAACGCAATATTTTGTACTGGTACTAGCCGTATTGGGCATATGTCCCATTGTCCAGGCGCAAACAGTGAAACCGAATTTGTCCAAAGCCTTTATTCAGGAACAGTTGGACGCTGCTGCGAATCAGATAAAGGTTCTTGCGGCAGAAACTTTTGCAGAAAAATTTCCGAAAACCTTTGAGCAGGGTGAACACGTATTTTCTTCTTCGAGCTGGTGGTGCTCGGGTTTCTATCCAGGGACGTTATTGTATCTATATGAAGGTACCAAAGAAAAAGCATTATTGGAGAAAGCAACAGAAGCATTGACGTATCTGGAGAAAGAAAAGAACAACAAAGGCACACATGATTTGGGTTTTATGCTTTTCTGTAGTTTTGGTAATGCGCTTCGTCTTACCGGTGATACGCTAAAGTATATACCCATTTTGAGCACTGGTGCCAATTCCTTGGCGTCTCGCTACAGCCCGATTACCAAAACAATACGTTCTTGGGATCATGGATCATGGCAATATCCGGTAATCATTGATAATATGATGAATTTGGAGTTTTTGACACAAGTATCTAAGGTGACTGGAGATAAAAAATGCTATGATATTGCGGTATCTCATGCTGAAACAACCTTGAAAAACCACTTCAGAAAAGATTATAGTTCCTACCATGTGATCGATTATGATAAGAAGACCGGTAAGGCCATCGGAAAAAAGACACATCAAGGAGCATTTGATGAGTCGGCCTGGGCAAGAGGCCAAGGATGGGCACTATACGGTTATACCATGATGTATCGTGAAACAAAGAAGAAAGAATTTTTGAAGCAGGCACAGCAAATCGCAAAATACATACTAAGTAACCCAAATCTGCCTGCTGATCTGGTTCCTTATTGGGATTTTGATAAAGATAAAATTGCGAAGTCGGATAAAATGTATCCGAACAGAGATCTAAGGGATGTATCTGCGGCAGCATTATATGCTTCAGCATTATTGGAGCTCTCACAATATACAAAAGGAAATGAAGCGTTGGATTATTTTAATAAGGCGGAAACCATTCTTAGAAGCCTTTCGAAGGCACCCTATCTCGCTCCTTATGGTCAAAACGGTGGTTACATCTTGCAACATAGTGTTGGGGCACTACCGTTGAATTCGGAAATCGATGTTCCATTGACCTATGCAGATTATTATTATGTGGAGGCTTTGGTGCGGTATCAACGTTTGTTGGATGGTGAACCAATGATTAAATCGATTGCTAAATAA
- a CDS encoding Gfo/Idh/MocA family oxidoreductase — MKEQNSSRRDFIKKSVVGAAAFSIVPRFVLGGQGYLAPSDHLTKGVIGVGNMGRGHFAYAGTKTVAICDVDKTHLAAAQADLGGGVKEYHDFRELIKSPEVDIVHIATPPHWHGLMSIEAAKAGKDIWCEKPMTRTIGEGKKVKEAIAQHGNIFRLNTWFRFKDDFYGMNVPVSKIKKLVDTGMLGWPLKVTISKHTGFDWKFYWVGKENLPEEKAPAELDYDFWLGPAPYKPYNKHRVHTTFRGYWDYDGGGLGDMGQHYMDPVQYFLGKDNESPITVDVDAPQQHPDAVGTWRRITFTYADGCQIILDGDAKDEKAAYIEGPKGKLYRGFQSDIPDLERKLAQYPEPAPQIVDFLESVRTREKFALNEINGHRSCTLVNMGLAALRLNRSLKYDSQNELFIDDDAANRLIHQPMRGPWSI, encoded by the coding sequence ATGAAAGAACAGAATTCATCAAGGCGTGATTTCATAAAAAAATCCGTGGTCGGTGCTGCGGCATTTTCTATTGTACCTCGCTTTGTACTCGGAGGACAGGGATATCTTGCTCCGAGCGACCATCTAACCAAAGGTGTCATTGGTGTCGGCAATATGGGCCGTGGACACTTTGCCTATGCCGGAACTAAAACAGTAGCTATTTGTGATGTAGACAAAACCCATCTGGCGGCAGCACAAGCAGACTTAGGCGGTGGTGTGAAGGAATACCATGACTTTAGGGAGTTGATTAAATCTCCAGAAGTAGATATCGTACATATTGCTACTCCCCCACATTGGCACGGATTGATGTCTATTGAAGCGGCAAAAGCAGGTAAAGATATCTGGTGTGAAAAACCGATGACCCGAACTATTGGTGAAGGTAAAAAAGTGAAAGAAGCCATCGCTCAGCACGGCAATATCTTTCGTCTAAATACCTGGTTTCGTTTCAAGGACGACTTTTATGGAATGAATGTTCCCGTAAGCAAAATCAAAAAATTAGTCGATACAGGCATGTTGGGTTGGCCATTGAAAGTCACGATAAGCAAGCATACGGGTTTTGACTGGAAATTCTATTGGGTAGGAAAGGAAAATTTACCAGAGGAAAAGGCTCCAGCAGAACTTGACTACGATTTTTGGTTAGGTCCAGCGCCATACAAACCTTACAACAAGCACCGTGTACACACGACCTTTAGGGGATATTGGGATTATGATGGCGGTGGCCTTGGAGATATGGGACAACATTATATGGATCCTGTTCAATACTTTTTAGGTAAAGACAATGAAAGTCCCATTACTGTCGATGTTGATGCTCCGCAACAACATCCGGATGCTGTGGGTACATGGCGACGCATTACATTTACTTATGCCGATGGTTGTCAGATCATTCTAGACGGCGATGCAAAGGATGAAAAGGCAGCCTATATCGAGGGACCAAAAGGTAAATTATATCGAGGATTTCAATCTGATATACCCGATTTGGAACGAAAGCTTGCACAATACCCTGAACCTGCACCACAGATTGTCGACTTCCTGGAATCTGTACGCACTAGAGAAAAGTTTGCACTGAATGAAATCAATGGACATCGTTCTTGTACTTTGGTCAACATGGGATTAGCAGCATTGCGACTAAACAGATCATTAAAATATGACTCCCAAAATGAGCTATTTATTGATGATGACGCCGCAAATAGATTGATTCACCAACCAATGAGAGGCCCTTGGTCTATTTAA